One stretch of Arthrobacter polaris DNA includes these proteins:
- the lepA gene encoding translation elongation factor 4 yields MSPMARTAPVPAATDPAIIRNFCIIAHIDHGKSTLADRMLQLTGVVQQRDMKAQYLDRMDIERERGITIKSQAVRIPWEVDGTAYCLNMIDTPGHVDFTYEVSRSLAACEGAILLVDAAQGIEAQTLANLYLAMENNLTIIPVLNKIDLPAAQPEKYAAELANLIGGKPEDVLMVSGKTGAGVEELLDLIVRDLPAXKGDPNAPARAMIFDSVYDTYRGVVTYVRVIDGSLSPREXIQMMSTRATHELLEIGVSSPEPKPSKGLGVGEVGYLITGVKDVRLSKVGDTVTTFHKPASVSLPGYQDAKPMVFSGLYPMDGTDYPVLRDALEXLMLNDAALIYEPETSAALGFGFRVGFLGLLHLEITRERLEREHNLDLISTAPNVEYEVTLEDKRIVHVTNPSEYPSGKIAEVREPMVAATILAPTEFVGAIMELCQTRRGILGGMDYXSEDRVEIRYRLPLAEIVFDFFDILKSKTRGYGSLDWKADGDQAADLVKVDILLQGEQVDAFSAITHRDKAYAYGVMMTGKLRELIPRQQFEVPIQAAIGARIIARESIRAIRKDVLAKCYGGDISRKRKLLEKQKEGKKRMKMVGRVEVPQEAFIAALTTAEAPKDKSKK; encoded by the coding sequence GTGTCACCCATGGCCCGCACTGCCCCGGTGCCCGCCGCGACCGATCCGGCGATCATCAGGAACTTCTGCATCATCGCGCACATTGACCACGGTAAATCAACCTTGGCCGATCGGATGCTCCAGCTCACCGGAGTGGTTCAGCAGCGTGACATGAAAGCGCAATATCTTGACCGGATGGACATTGAGCGCGAACGTGGCATCACCATCAAGTCTCAGGCTGTACGTATCCCGTGGGAAGTGGATGGAACTGCTTACTGCTTGAACATGATTGACACCCCGGGCCACGTTGACTTCACCTATGAAGTCTCGCGTTCGCTGGCTGCCTGTGAAGGTGCCATCTTGCTCGTTGATGCAGCGCAGGGTATTGAGGCCCAGACACTGGCAAACCTGTACCTGGCCATGGAGAACAACCTCACTATCATTCCGGTGCTGAACAAGATTGACCTTCCGGCGGCACAGCCTGAAAAGTATGCCGCCGAGCTGGCCAACCTGATTGGTGGCAAACCAGAAGACGTACTGATGGTCTCCGGAAAGACAGGAGCCGGCGTCGAAGAGCTGCTGGACCTGATTGTCCGCGACCTGCCAGCCNCCAAGGGTGATCCCAATGCGCCGGCCCGTGCCATGATCTTCGATTCCGTCTACGACACCTACCGTGGCGTGGTCACGTATGTCCGTGTGATTGACGGCAGTCTGAGCCCGCGCGAANAAATCCAGATGATGTCAACACGTGCCACGCACGAACTCTTGGAGATCGGTGTCAGCTCTCCGGAGCCCAAACCATCCAAGGGTCTTGGTGTTGGCGAAGTGGGGTACCTGATTACTGGCGTGAAGGATGTACGCCTGTCAAAGGTGGGTGACACCGTCACCACCTTCCATAAACCTGCCTCCGTGTCACTGCCCGGCTACCAGGACGCCAAGCCCATGGTGTTCTCAGGCCTGTACCCAATGGATGGTACGGATTACCCGGTCCTGCGCGACGCCCTCGAANAGCTCATGCTCAATGACGCAGCCCTCATCTACGAGCCGGAAACTTCGGCGGCTCTTGGCTTTGGGTTCCGAGTTGGATTCTTGGGTCTGTTGCACCTGGAAATCACTCGTGAGCGTCTTGAGCGCGAACATAACCTTGACTTGATCTCCACGGCCCCGAACGTGGAGTACGAGGTCACTTTGGAAGACAAGCGGATTGTCCACGTGACAAACCCCAGCGAATACCCTTCCGGGAAAATTGCTGAGGTGCGCGAACCCATGGTTGCGGCCACCATTTTAGCGCCCACGGAGTTTGTGGGTGCCATCATGGAACTGTGCCAAACCCGCCGTGGCATCCTTGGCGGGATGGATTACCNNTCCGAAGACCGCGTGGAAATCCGCTACCGTCTTCCGTTGGCTGAAATTGTGTTTGACTTCTTCGATATTTTGAAGTCCAAGACCCGTGGTTACGGCTCTCTGGACTGGAAGGCTGACGGCGATCAGGCCGCAGACCTAGTCAAGGTTGACATTCTTTTGCAGGGCGAGCAGGTTGACGCTTTCAGCGCCATCACCCACCGTGACAAGGCGTACGCCTACGGTGTCATGATGACAGGAAAGCTGCGTGAGCTCATCCCTCGCCAGCAGTTCGAGGTGCCCATCCAGGCTGCCATTGGTGCGCGGATCATTGCTCGCGAGAGCATCCGGGCCATCCGTAAGGACGTCTTGGCAAAATGTTATGGCGGTGACATCTCCCGTAAGCGCAAACTGCTTGAAAAGCAGAAGGAAGGCAAGAAACGCATGAAGATGGTGGGCCGTGTAGAGGTTCCCCAAGAAGCGTTCATTGCCGCGCTGACCACCGCTGAAGCACCCAAGGACAAGTCAAAGAAGTGA